A portion of the Bombus terrestris chromosome 3, iyBomTerr1.2, whole genome shotgun sequence genome contains these proteins:
- the LOC100643643 gene encoding nucleoredoxin, which yields MAACYSEQASSSSGNVTKKSPAAAAKPVCWQHRLFGKQLSRCSQVNQQDTKPCDASGMLVDEDGQPTCEVIGVYFSFINPGATCDDFTRQLLDLYTNVNSLSPSHTENDRDTENSTRGRERRKKFEVVHVVLWSNVADVLDFEESFRAHVAELPWLAVPNLDYERKTRLTRRYRIKADVPTLILLDGSNGSVVTRGGVERTIGDSSGAEFPWKAPHPKAALEDGPLLPCGARDSNEPMLHEELRHCFKGVYFSAHWCPPCKAFTPQLVDTYQRIRERGHDFEVIFVSSDRSEESYNVYIETMPWLRIPFSQEERRRKLASALDVQAIPTLVILDPRDNIITLDGRAELIEDPEGLNFPWTSRLVNILTEKYAASLHDAPAIILFVEGEDCEIQFAESVLLPAAQAYRQGRPDYDPNYDDPDDILQFYVALDCETSDILREFVGLDDAVPLLTAIDIPRGIYVVMEDGAEITVDSVQQFVDSFRNDKLPINKIAAVHKTAKNDYVST from the exons ATGGCCGCGTGCTATAGCGAGCAGGCATCATCCAGCTCGGGAAACGTAACGAAAAAGTCACCTGCGGCCGCCGCGAAACCAGTCTGTTGGCAACATAGACTGTTCGGTAAACAACTGTCGCGGTGCAGTCAGGTTAATCAACAAGACACAAAACCGTGCGATGCAAGTGGTATGCTTGTCGATGAAGACGGCCAGCCGACTTGTGAAGTGATCGGTGTGTATTTTAGTTTCATTAATCCCGGTGCTACGTGCGATGACTTTACGCGTCAGCTGCTCGACCTGTACACCAATGTCAACTCGTTATCCCCATCACACACGGAAAACGATCGGGACACAGAGAATTCCACCAGAGGTagagaaaggaggaaaaagtTCGAGGTCGTGCACGTGGTTCTTTGGAGTAACGTAGCCGATGTCCTCGACTTTGAAGAAAGTTTCCGTGCACACGTTGCAGAGTTACCCTGGTTGGCTGTACCGAACTTGGACTACGAGAGAAAG ACCAGACTGACTCGAAGGTATCGGATAAAGGCCGATGTACCAACTTTGATTTTATTGGACGGTTCTAACGGCTCGGTGGTAACCAGAGGAGGCGTGGAGCGAACCATCGGCGACTCCAGCGGGGCTGAATTTCCTTGGAAGGCTCCTCATCCGAAGGCTGCTCTCGAAGATGGACCCTTATTGCCATGTGGGGCACGCGATAGTAACGAACCCATGCTACACGAAGAGTTACGTCATTGTTTTAAGGGTGTTTACTTCAGCGCACATTGG TGTCCACCTTGTAAAGCATTTACTCCACAACTTGTGGACACCTATCAACGAATTCGAGAAAGGGGTCACGATTTCGAGGTGATCTTTGTAAGTTCAGATAG GAGCGAAGAGTCTTACAACGTTTACATTGAAACGATGCCTTGGTTGAGGATACCTTTTAGTCAAGAAGAGAGACGACGAAAATTAGCAAGTGCCCTCGACGTACAAGCAATACCCACTTTAGTAATACTTGACCCCCgagataacattataacttTGGATGGTCGGGCGGAATTAATCGAGGATCCTGAAGGAttg aattttccaTGGACCAGTCGTCTGGTGAATATTTTAACTGAAAAATACGCCGCTTCATTACATGATGCACCGGCAATTATTCTTTTTGTCG AAGGTGAAGACTGTGAGATTCAATTCGCAGAGAGTGTATTATTGCCAGCTGCACAGGCATACAGACAAGGTAGACCTGACTATGATCCAAATTACGATGATCCAGAtgatattttgcaattttatgtaGCATTAGAT TGTGAAACATCAGATATTCTTCGTGAATTTGTCGGTTTAGATGATGCTGTACCCCTCTTAACAGCAATTGATATACCTCGAGGAATTTATGTGGTGATGGAAGATGGTGCCGAAATAACTGTAGATTCTGTACAACAATTTGTCGATAGTTTTCGCAATGACAAATTGCCTATAAACAAAATAGCTGCAGTACATAAAACTGCTAAGAATGATTACGTTTCtacttga
- the LOC100644477 gene encoding mitochondrial import inner membrane translocase subunit Tim10 B isoform X1 — protein MDASIIRNMKDFHNLFNQMSETCFKTCVSTFMSRDISTEEIQCIENCSGKHIHANHKIMEIFMEVQPAIVRKSMEEFQKTQAALDAAQKEQNSESNR, from the exons atggATGCTTCGATTATCagaaat atgaaggatttccataatttatttaatcaaaTGTCTGAAACATGTTTCAAGACATGCGTGAGTACATTTATGTCAAGGGATATATCTACAGAAGAG ATTCAATGCATAGAGAATTGTTCAGGGAAACATATCCACGCAAATCACaaaataatggaaatatttatgGAAGTGCAACCTGCTATTGTTCGTAAAAGCATGGAGGAATTTCAAAAGACTCAGGCAGCTTTAGATGCAGCACAAAAAGAACAGAATTCTGAAAGTAATAGATAg
- the LOC100644595 gene encoding protein Pixie, with the protein MPPKKSMEETDRLTRIAIVNSDKCKPKRCRQECKRSCPVVRMGKLCIEVTPNSKIASISEELCIGCGICVKKCPFEAISIINLPSNLEKETTHRYSKNSFKLHRLPIPRPGEVLGLVGTNGIGKSTALKILAGKQKPNLGRFSDPPDWTEILSHFRGSELQNYFTKILEDDLKALIKPQYVDQIPKAVKGTVQQLLDKKDECKNQIEICKMLDLMHIRDRGIDALSGGELQRFACAMVCIQNGDIFMFDEPSSYLDVKQRLNAAVTIRSLIHPDKFIIVVEHDLSVLDYLSDFICCLYGVPGAYGVVTMPFSVREGINIFLDGFVPTENLRFREESLVFKVAESATEEEVKRMNHYEYPAMTKTMGSFKLNVEKGQFTDSEILVLLGENGTGKTTFIRMLAGNLPPDDGSGSIPQLHISYKPQKISPKSQGIVRQLLHEKIRDAYVHPQFVTDVMKPLKIDDIMDQEVQNLSGGELQRVALALCLGKPADVYLIDEPSAYLDSEQRLVAAKVIKRFILHAKKTGFVVEHDFIMATYLADRVIVFSGTPSLATTAHSPQSLLNGMNRFLELLGITFRRDPNNFRPRINKSQSVKDLEQKKAGQYFFLEE; encoded by the exons ATGCCACCAAAAAAGTCAATGGAGGAAACTGATCGGTTGACTCGTATAGCTATTGTTAATTCTGATAAATGTAAACCAAAACGATGCAGACAAGAATGCAAAAGATCTTGTCCAGTAGTACGAATGGGAAAACTTTGTATAGAAGTTACTCCTAATAGTAAGATAGCATCAATATCTGAAGAACTGTGTATTGGATGTGGTATTTGTGTCAAG aaATGTCCATTCGAGGCAATATCTATTATTAATCTCCCTAGTAATTTAGAGAAAGAAACGACACATCGTTATTCAAAAAATTCGTTTAAACTGCACAGACTGCCTATTCCAAGACCTGGAGAAGTATTAGGTTTGGTTGGAACTAATGGAATTGGGAAATCAACTGCTCTTAAAATTTTGGCAGGCAAACAAAAGCCTAATTTAGGACGATTTTca GATCCACCAGATTGGACAGAAATTTTAAGCCATTTTAGAGGTAGTGAATTGCAGAATTATTTTACCAAAATATTGGAAGATGATTTAAAAGCTCTTATCAAACCTCAGTATGTAGATCAAATTCCTAAAGCTGTAAAAGGCACTGTACAACAGCTTTTAGACAAAAAGGATGAGTGTAAAAATCAgatagaaatttgtaaaatgttgG ATTTAATGCACATACGTGATAGAGGTATTGATGCACTTTCTGGTGGAGAACTTCAACGTTTTGCATGTGCTATGGTATGCATTCAAAATGGAGACATTTTTATGTTTGACGAACCATCTTCATATTTAGATGTAAAGCAACGCCTCAATGCGGCTGTGACGATTCGATCTCTTATTCATCCCGATAA GTTCATAATAGTAGTGGAACATGACTTATCAGTTTTAGACTATTTGTCTGATTTTATTTGTTGCCTTTATGGTGTTCCGGGAGCGTATGGTGTTGTTACTATGCCTTTCTCTGTTAGAGAAGGTATAAATATTTTCCTCGATGGTTTTGTGCCAACCGAAAATTTGAGATTCCGTGAGGAATCTCTTGTATTTAAAGTGGCAGAAAGTGCAACCGAGGAAGAAGTAAAACGCATGAATCATTACGAATATCCTGCGATGACGAAGACAATGGgttcttttaaattaaatgttGAGAAGGGTCAATTTACAGATTCAGAAATTCTTGTGCTACTTGGTGAAAATGGAACGGGAAAAACAACATTCATCAGAATGTTGGCTGGTAATTTGCCACCTGATGACGGATCGG GAAGTATTCCCCAGTTACATATTAGTTACAAACCACAAAAAATTAGTCCCAAATCTCAAGGCATTGTACGGCAATTATTACATGAAAAAATTAGGGACGCTTATGTTCATCCTCAATTTGTAACGGACGTTATGAAACCGTTAAAAATAGATGATATTATGGATCAAGAAGTACAGAATCTCTCCGGAGGAGAATTACAACGAGTGGCTTTAGCTTTATGTCTTGGAAAGCCTGCCGATGTTTATTTAATCGATGAACCTTCTGCTTATCTGGATTCTGAGCAACGTTTAGTTGCAGCTAAAGTAATAAAACG GTTTATTTTACATGCAAAGAAAACGGGATTCGTAGTAGAGCATGACTTTATCATGGCTACGTACTTGGCTGACCGTGTAATTGTATTTTCCGGTACTCCATCATTAGCGACTACAGCTCATAGTCCGCAATCTCTATTAAATGGAATGAACAGATTTTTAGAACTTTTAGGTATTACGTTCAGAAGAGATCCAAACAATTTCAGACCGAGGATTAATAAGAGTCAGTCCGTGAAA GATTTGGAACAGAAGAAAGCTGGGCAATATTTCTTCCTCGAAGAATGA
- the LOC100644005 gene encoding arfaptin-2 — MERSIHEMLKDAPSLNDSDSAVHSGTPPPHVPNNCNNENQPRPATINLTLGSPISQMSVTVSPNTPIQNGDTQTMRTAQSKIESIKNWSISTYKCTRQLMYEKLGKTSRTVDSELETQIELLRDTQRKYCNVLRLSRALASHFHHVVQTQHALGEAFSELAQKSPELQEEFLYNSETQRNLTKNGETLLGALNFFVSSVNTLCNKTIEDTLFTVRQYETARIEYDAYRTDLEALAQVTKNDSSNAARLEAAQANYEEHKQNFEKLRSDVSIKLKFLDENRIKVMHKQLLLFHNAVSAYFSGNQTALEATLKQFNIKVKSPNSSLPSWLEQ, encoded by the exons ATGGAGCGAAGTATTCATGAAATGTTGAAAGATGCTCCATCTTTAAATGATAGCGATAGTGCAGTTCATAGTGGAACTCCTCCACCTCATGTaccaaataattgtaataatgaaAATCAACCCAGACCAGCTACAATAAACTTAACATTGGGCAGTCCTATATCTCAAATGT CTGTAACAGTATCTCCAAATACACCTATTCAGAATGGTGATACGCAGACAATGCGTACTGCTCAGAGTAAAATTGAAAGCATTAAAAATTGGAGTATTTCTACTTATAAGTGTACAAGACAATTAATGTATGAAAAACTTGGGAAAACATCCCGTACAGTAGATTCAG AACTTGAAAcacaaattgaattattaagaGATACTCAAAGAAAGTACTGCAATGTGTTACGATTATCTAGAGCATTAGCTTCTCATTTTCATCATGTTGTTCAAACGCAACATGCTTTAGGGGAAGCATTTTCTGAGTTAGCACAAAAATCTCCAGAGTTACAAGAAGAGTTTCTATATAATTCAGAAACTCAAAGGAATTTGACTAAAAATGGTGAAACATTATTAGGGGCCTtaaatttttttgtttcttcagtAAATACACTTTGTAATAAAACTATTGAAGACACATTATTTACAGTACGACAATATGAAACAGCAAG AATAGAATACGATGCCTATAGAACAGATCTTGAAGCATTAGCACAAGTAACAAAAAACGATAGCAGCAATGCAGCAAGATTGGAAGCAGCACAGGCAAATTATGAAGAGCATAAgcaaaattttgaaaaactAAGATCAGATGTTTCGATTAAACTTAAATTTTTAGATGAAAATAGA ATCAAGGTAATgcataaacaattattattattccataATGCAGTATCTGCTTATTTTTCTGGAAATCAAACTGCTCTGGAAGCCACACTGAAGCAATTTAACATAAAAGTTAAATCACCAAATTCATCTTTACCATCGTGGCTTGAACAGTAG
- the LOC100644713 gene encoding laccase-1, translating into MTLVNFFNILQNVTKFYAFCILLLFHVQLSYSNPYWGWADDYGPNSSSIVLSSPEECARNCTDIEEPRNCYYSFNIEFYTTVGPACNVESQRFQCILGDGYEKTLIPINRQLPGPLIKVCLNDRVIVDVRNAASGNEVTIHWHGIFQNGFQYYDGVPYVTQCPIPSSSSFRYDFIAQNSGTHFYHSHMWTHMLDGQYGGLIVRDPPSRDPHYQSYDIDEIIIFLSDWMHVLSLERYPGSYRRDPGQAAQNILINGLGNWTDPVTGRTTNSPITEYTVRSGERHRIRMINSFSTVCLAELRIEGHQLVIIAQDGANVQPRTVDKIISSSGERVDFILTANQSVDSYWIQVRGLGECNETGVQQLAILKYEGGPNWPTRPSPTYNDTIDGVIYNPLSGQDCNTDNTENGICVNQLEAFETDDDLLKVEPDERHILPFFFYNYTQYGDRTLFVADMYRSYFTANDYSQLLSTFGNISYETPAAPLLTQRSSYQTVCKKNVQNDCTEPCTCSQIIHTRLNNVVELVIYDEIPLDGLYHPFHLHGYEFRVFSMGDFGDNRNVSTADIDEVIEQHTERLQNGEYTNPPGKDTVKIPMGGYAIVRFKADNPGWWLLHCHFTWHHITGMELVIHVGDREDLPPVPLNFPVCNNWRPALHTLNDFYGFRYPQV; encoded by the exons ATGACGCTtgttaatttctttaatattcttCAGAATGTGACAAAATTTTATGCATTTTGCATTCTTCTGCTGTTTCACGTGCAACTGTCATACAGTAACC CGTACTGGGGTTGGGCCGACGACTATGGTCCTAATTCTTCATCGATAGTACTTTCTTCGCCCGAAGAATGTGCACGAAATTGCACAGATATTGAAGAACCTAGAAATTGTTATTATTCCTTCAATATTGAATTCTATACAACAGTAGGACC tGCTTGTAACGTGGAATCTCAAAGGTTCCAATGTATTTTAGGGGATGGATACGAAAAGACTTTGATACCTATCAATCGACAGTTACCAGGACCATTGATCAAG GTGTGTTTGAACGATCGCGTTATAGTAGACGTGCGGAATGCTGCCTCAGGAAATGAAGTCACGATACATTGGCACGGAATTTTCCAAAACGGTTTTCAATATTACGACGGTGTTCCTTATGTCACACAATGTCCGATTCCGTCTTCTTCGTCGTTTAG ATATGACTTTATAGCGCAAAATTCGGGCACGCATTTCTACCATTCTCACATGTGGACACACATGCTAGATGGGCAATATGGTGGTCTTATTGTTAGAGATCCACCATCTAGAGATCCTCATTATCAATCATACGATATAGATGAAATTATCATATTCTTAAGTGATTGGATGCATGTGTTATCGCTAGAACGTTATCCTGGTTCGTATAGACGTGATCCAGGACAGGCTGCACAGAACATACTTATAAACGGTTTAGGAAATTGGACG GATCCAGTTACCGGTCGAACTACCAATTCACCGATAACAGAATATACCGTAAGGAGCGGAGAACGGCACAGAATACGGATGATTAATTCTTTCAGTACAGTATGCCTGGCGGAACTTAGAATCGAAGGACATCAATTAGTTATAATTGCTCAGGATGGTGCAAACGTGCAACCCAGAACAGTGGATAAAATAATCTCGTCTTCAG GTGAACGCGTCGATTTTATCCTAACTGCAAATCAAAGTGTTGATTCTTACTGGATACAAGTGCGTGGACTTGGTGAATGTAACGAAACTGGGGTACAGCAGTTAGCTATCTTAAAATACGAAGGTGGTCCTAATTGGCCTACAAGACCAAGTCCTACTTATAACGATACAATAGATGGTGTT ATCTATAATCCGCTTAGTGGACAGGATTGCAATACAGACAACACAGAAAATGGAATTTGCGTGAACCAACTGGAAGCCTTCGAGACCGATGATGATCTCTTGAAAGTTGAGCCGGATGAGAGACACATATTACCTTTCTTCTTTTACAATTACACTCAGTATGGGGACAGAACACTATTTGTAGCAGACATGTATCGTAGCTATTTCA cTGCAAACGATTATTCTCAGCTTCTTTCTACGTTCGGTAATATATCGTACGAGACTCCAGCGGCGCCTCTGCTCACGCAACGTAGTTCTTACCAAACGGTATGCAAGAAAAATGTACAGAACGATTGCACGGAACCTTGCACATGTTCGCAAATTATTCATACAAGATTAAATAATGTCGTGGAGCTAGTAATATACGACGAAA taCCACTGGACGGCTTATATCATCCGTTCCATCTACACGGTTACGAATTTAGAGTGTTTAGTATGGGGGATTTTGGTGATAATAGAAATGTTTCGACAGCAGACATAGACGAAGTGATAGAGCAACACACGGAACGCCTTCAAAATGGAGAATATACGAACCCACCTGGTAAAGATACTGTTAAAATTCCAATGGGAGGATATGCAATTGTACGTTTCAAGGCGGATAATCCAG GGTGGTGGTTACTTCATTGTCACTTTACTTGGCATCACATTACTGGAATGGAACTGGTCATACACGTAGGGGACAGAGAAGATCTTCCACCGGTACCACTAAATTTCCCGGTATGCAACAATTGGAGACCTGCGTTGCACACTTTGAACGATTTTTATGGTTTTCGGTATCCCCaagtttaa
- the LOC100644839 gene encoding laccase-1, which translates to MALLDFLRIFQITEKFYPFCIILLFHTQLSYSNPYWDPANDHSANSSSIKLSTPEECARECQDNEEPKNCYYTFHIEFYTTQGPACDVETGKDQCIQGDGVEKTLIPINRQLPGPLIKTCLNDRIIVDVENAATGMEVTIHWHGIFQNGFQYYDGVPYVTQCPIASSSTFRYDYVVKNSGTHWYHSHIWTHLLDGQYGPLIIQDPPSKNPHRDLYDKDEIIIFLSDWMHELSLERYPGWIRHSPGQLPKNILINGLGNYTDPVTGQTTNGSLTEYTVKKGERHRIRLINSFTTVCVAELRIEGHELVIIAQDGANVKPKTVDKIISAAGERVDFILTANQSVDSYWIQVRGVGACASSQIQQLAILRYDGGPTIPTTPLLTYNDTVNSVTYNSLNGTECNTNNTQSSVCVNQVEAFDIDPDLLKVEPDERHILPFWFFVYNQNGDKKLFKSNNYPRYFSPAAGFEVAATFNNISYVEPSAPLLSQRSSRQTICKENVQNDCTEPCTCSDVINSKLNNIVELVIYDEVPLPGLYHPFHLHGYEFRVFSMGDFGGRNISRSDIEGVIDQHTQRLKNGEYSNPPGKDTIKLINGGYAIIRFKANNPGWWLLHCHFTWHHITGMELVIHVGDKSDLPPVPRGFPVCNNWRPAVDTLKDFYNL; encoded by the exons ATGGCGCTCCTtgattttttaagaatttttcagATTACGGAAAAATTTTACCCATTTTGCATTATTCTACTGTTTCACACACAACTGTCTTACAGTAATC CGTATTGGGATCCAGCGAATGACCATAGCGCAAATTCTTCATCGATAAAGCTGTCTACGCCCGAAGAATGCGCACGGGAATGCCAAGATAATGAGGAAcctaaaaattgttattatacCTTCCACATTGAATTCTATACGACACAAGGAcc TGCTTGTGATGTGGAAACTGGAAAGGACCAATGTATCCAAGGGGATGGAGTTGAAAAGACCTTGATACCAATCAATCGACAGTTACCAGGACCATTGATCAag ACGTGTTTGAACGATCGCATTATAGTCGACGTGGAGAATGCTGCTACAGGAATGGAAGTTACGATACATTGGCATGGAATTTTCCAAAACGGTTTCCAATATTACGATGGTGTTCCTTATGTCACACAATGTCCCATTGCATCGTCTTCGACATTTag ATATGACTACGTAGTGAAAAATTCAGGTACGCATTGGTACCATTCCCACATATGGACACATTTGTTAGATGGTCAATATGGTCCCCTTATTATACAAGATCCACCATCTAAAAATCCTCATCGTGATTTATATGATAAAGATGAAATTATCATATTCTTAAGTGATTGGATGCATGAGTTATCGTTAGAACGTTATCCTGGCTGGATTAGACATAGTCCTGGACAGCTTCCGAAGAATATACTTATAAACGGTTTAGGGAATTATACG GATCCAGTTACTGGTCAAACTACTAATGGATCGTTAACAGAATATACCGTCAAGAAAGGAGAACGGCACAGAATACGGCTGATTAATTCTTTCACCACAGTATGCGTGGCAGAACTTAGAATTGAAGGGCATGAATTAGTTATAATTGCCCAGGATGGTGCGAACGTGAAACCTAAAACAGTGGATAAAATAATCTCAGCTGCAG GTGAACGCGTCGATTTTATCCTAACTGCAAATCAAAGTGTTGATTCTTACTGGATACAAGTACGTGGTGTCGGTGCATGTGCCTCGTCGCAGATACAGCAATTAGCTATCTTGAGATACGATGGTGGTCCTACTATACCAACGACTCCACTTCTTACTTATAATGATACAGTAAATAGTGTT ACGTATAATTCGCTTAATGGAACGGAGTGCAATACAAATAACACACAAAGTTCTGTTTGTGTGAACCAAGTGGAAGCCTTCGACATCGACCCTGATCTCTTAAAAGTTGAACCGGATGAGAGGCACATATTACCTTTTTGGTTCTTCGTTTACAATCAGAATGGGgacaagaaattatttaagTCAAACAACTACCCTCGCTACTTTA GTCCAGCTGCAGGTTTCGAGGTTGCTGCTACGTTTAATAATATCTCGTACGTGGAACCATCGGCGCCTCTACTCTCGCAACGTAGTTCTCGCCAAACAATATGCAAGGAAAACGTACAGAACGATTGCACCGAACCTTGCACATGTTCTGACGTCATcaattcaaaattgaataatatcgTGGAGCTAGTAATATACGACGAAG TGCCCCTGCCTGGCCTATATCATCCGTTCCATTTGCACGGTTATGAGTTTAGAGTATTTAGTATGGGAGATTTTGGTGGTAGAAATATTTCGAGATCAGATATAGAAGGAGTAATAGACCAACACACGCAACGTCTTAAAAATGGGGAATATTCAAATCCACCTGGTAAAGACACTATTAAACTGATAAATGGAGGATATGCGATTATACGTTTCAAGGCGAATAATCctg GATGGTGGTTACTTCATTGCCACTTTACTTGGCATCACATAACCGGAATGGAACTGGTCATTCACGTAGGGGATAAAAGTGATCTTCCACCGGTGCCACGCGGTTTCCCGGTATGCAACAACTGGAGACCAGCGGTGGACactttaaaagatttttataactTATAA
- the LOC100644477 gene encoding mitochondrial import inner membrane translocase subunit Tim10 B isoform X2: MYICTYVYMKDFHNLFNQMSETCFKTCVSTFMSRDISTEEIQCIENCSGKHIHANHKIMEIFMEVQPAIVRKSMEEFQKTQAALDAAQKEQNSESNR; encoded by the exons atgtatatatgtacatacgtatat atgaaggatttccataatttatttaatcaaaTGTCTGAAACATGTTTCAAGACATGCGTGAGTACATTTATGTCAAGGGATATATCTACAGAAGAG ATTCAATGCATAGAGAATTGTTCAGGGAAACATATCCACGCAAATCACaaaataatggaaatatttatgGAAGTGCAACCTGCTATTGTTCGTAAAAGCATGGAGGAATTTCAAAAGACTCAGGCAGCTTTAGATGCAGCACAAAAAGAACAGAATTCTGAAAGTAATAGATAg